CAGGCTCGGTTTCTTGTTGCGAAGAATACTTTGGCCAAGAAGGCGCTAAGGAAGCTTAAAAACTCTGAAGCCTTTGTGAAGCTTCTAGAAGGGCAGAACCTTCTTATCTTCACAAACCTAGACCCGTTTAAGCTTAATCTGATGTTGGAGAAGAATAAGGTGTTTCTGCCTGCGCGTGCTGGTGATGTAGCTACAGACCCGATAGTGGTGCCTGCGGGTAACACAGGCTTGCCTCCTGGACCGGTGCTTAGTGAGTTTAAGGAGTGTGGTGTGCCTACTAGGATAGATGCTGGTAGCATCTGGGTCGCCAAAGATACCGTAGTTAGACAGAGGGGTGAGGTCATCTCACCTAAGTTGGCTGGTCTGCTGGCTAAACTTGGTATAAAGCCGATCAGAGCGGGCATCTCCATCAACGCAGCGTATGTAGACGGCATCGTCTTGATGGAGGAGGATCTGAAGATCGACTTAGAAGAATACACCAAACAGATAGGAGGGTTACACGCTCAAGCCTTGGCACTTGCGGTTGAGGTGGGCTACCCGTCTAAAGAGAGCTTACCGCTGCTGATAGCGAGAGCGGTTCAGCAGAGCTTTGCAGTAGCGGTTTCAGCAGGCTACCCCGCTGATAGAGCTACAACAATGAGGATAGTTGGTGAAGCTCATCTGAAAGCATCGGCGCTTGCTGGGGAGCTGCGTAAGAAAGGCTACTCTTAGAAATAGGATTTTTCAGCCGAATAGTGCTGCTAGTCCGGCGAGTGCTTCTTCTTCGCCCTTCTTTTCCTCCTCTTCCTTCTTCTCTTCTTTGGCTGGTGCTGCTGCTGGTGCTTGTGTCGGTGCTGCTGGAGCCGCGGTGGTTGGTGCTGCTATTGGTGTTAGTGTGGCGTTCTTTATAGCTTCATCTATGTTGATCTCAGATAGGGCTGAGACTAGAGCCTTCACCTTAACTTCGTTGGGTGTTACACCGGCTGCAGCTATCACCTTCTTCACATTCTCTTCAGTTATAGGCTGCTGAAGCCTATGAAGGAGCAGAGCAGCATATATGTATTCCATAGCCCCTCGTCATCTGCTCGGGGATGCGAGCAGACTATTTAAGAGTTTTGAGCAACGTACTCAATGATCTAAGTTATCACTATCATCAGCAACCTTTCGAGGTCCGATGGCTCGGTGGGATCAAGATAGGAGACGCCTTAGGGGTAACATCAACAAAGAGCTCGCTGATAAGCGACCATGTAGACAAGAGGGCCTATACGCGATATAAAGGGGGTTGAAGTTTAGGAGCTGCTACCCCTTTATATATCTTGATGCAAGTTGGGGGGTAGCGGTGCATCCCCTTTTAGAAAGGCTTAAATCACCCCTTAAACCTATAAAAAGAGTGAGGAAAGGGGTCGGAATCTCACATAGAGAATTGAAAGGAAAACAGGGGCTAACAGACCAAGAGATCCAGCAATTCTGAATCTCACATAGAGAATTGAAAGTCGCTTAGAACCCGCCCTTCGGGTAGGCGGGTGCGCAAGAATCTCACATAGAGAATTGAAAGGAGCGTAATCGAGGCGGTAATGAAATATGCTGTCGCTAAGGAATCTCACATAGAGAATTGAAAGCTATTAAACCACCTATACAACCAGCTATACTGGAAGTCGAATCTCACATAGAGAATTGAAAGTATTAAGCTAGGTCGTATATATAGCGGTAGTTAGTTAGTGAATCTCACATAGAGAATTGAAAGTTCACTGTAATTGGTTATGCCGTTACATTTGCAGCAGAATCTCACATAGAGAATTGAAAGCACCCTTCGCCACCCC
This genomic window from Nitrososphaerota archaeon contains:
- a CDS encoding 50S ribosomal protein P1 — translated: MEYIYAALLLHRLQQPITEENVKKVIAAAGVTPNEVKVKALVSALSEINIDEAIKNATLTPIAAPTTAAPAAPTQAPAAAPAKEEKKEEEEKKGEEEALAGLAALFG
- the rplJ gene encoding 50S ribosomal protein L10, whose protein sequence is MLTQLEELVSRYNVIALAKLSKVRASQLMSLRRKLAGQARFLVAKNTLAKKALRKLKNSEAFVKLLEGQNLLIFTNLDPFKLNLMLEKNKVFLPARAGDVATDPIVVPAGNTGLPPGPVLSEFKECGVPTRIDAGSIWVAKDTVVRQRGEVISPKLAGLLAKLGIKPIRAGISINAAYVDGIVLMEEDLKIDLEEYTKQIGGLHAQALALAVEVGYPSKESLPLLIARAVQQSFAVAVSAGYPADRATTMRIVGEAHLKASALAGELRKKGYS